The Huiozyma naganishii CBS 8797 chromosome 3, complete genome genome contains a region encoding:
- the YSR3 gene encoding sphinganine kinase YSR3 (similar to Saccharomyces cerevisiae LCB3 (YJL134W) and YSR3 (YKR053C); ancestral locus Anc_1.217): MTETMEIVEEKETRVSKNSTDDQFLTDPGNHGSDHFKTRMSRFRFATREYMTRFTNHQSEYLAGLQAKHQSHFGDVFFPYTALLGSHTFYVLFLPMPVWFGHYELTRDLVYILGYSIYLSGFLKDYWCLPRPRSPPVKRSTLSDYTAKEYGAPSSHAANATGASIYFLYCIWACAPFSLTYKILFTLLTCFYYFSLVVGRVYCGMHGMLDLTAGIACGVVCVAGRLLLSYVFRDFRSGETWWFPLVSVAVGLTLLFKHIRPIDECPCFVDSVAFIGVASGYECGDWFLQKFLPMLSCGGYSTDGPIVLLRPFVAVPVIVLWKNVISKPLVYNVFLKVIGFPDDRATVLQKREQKFNDPVCSLYIGEPKIEIVGRYIIYAGIPIATTVVCPLVLKLVGLA; this comes from the coding sequence ATGACTGAGACTATGGAAATtgtggaggagaaagaaacgAGGGTCAGCAAGAACAGCACTGACGACCAGTTTTTGACGGACCCTGGGAACCATGGATCTGACCATTTCAAAACGCGCATGTCTCGTTTCAGGTTTGCAACGAGAGAGTACATGACGCGATTCACGAATCACCAATCCGAGTATTTAGCCGGTTTACAGGCAAAGCACCAGAGTCATTTTGGCGACGTGTTTTTCCCCTACACTGCATTGCTTGGATCACACACTTTCTACGTTCTATTTCTGCCGATGCCCGTCTGGTTTGGCCACTACGAGTTGACAAGGGATCTCGTGTACATTTTGGGCTACTCGATCTACCTGAGCGGGTTCCTGAAGGACTATTGGTGCTTACCGCGGCCGAGATCCCCACCGGTGAAGCGTAGCACGCTGAGTGACTACACGGCGAAAGAGTACGGTGCCCCGAGCTCACATGCGGCGAACGCTACTGGAGCGTCAATTTACTTCCTGTACTGTATTTGGGCGTGTGCACCCTTCTCACTCACTTACAAGATTCTGTTCACTTTACTGACCTGCTTCTACTACTTTTCGCTTGTCGTGGGGAGAGTATACTGTGGTATGCACGGGATGCTCGATCTGACTGCAGGTATTGCGTGCGGTGTTGTGTGCGTCGCTGGCCGGCTGCTACTAAGCTACGTGTTTAGGGACTTCCGCAGCGGGGAGACGTGGTGGTTTCCCTTGGTCAGTGTCGCCGTTGGACTGACACTACTGTTCAAACACATCAGACCCATCGACGAGTGTCCCTGCTTCGTCGACTCTGTCGCCTTCATCGGTGTCGCCTCAGGGTACGAGTGTGGTGACTGGTTCCTCCAGAAGTTCCTCCCAATGCTGTCCTGTGGTGGGTACTCTACAGACGGGCCGATTGTACTGCTGAGACCCTTTGTGGCCGTGCCCGTCATCGTTCTGTGGAAGAACGTGATAAGTAAGCCACTCGTTTACAACGTATTCTTGAAAGTTATCGGGTTCCCTGATGACAGAGCCACAGTGTTACAGAAGAGGGAACAAAAATTCAACGACCCCGTGTGCTCGCTGTACATCGGCGAACCCAAAATCGAAATCGTCGGGAGATACATCATCTACGCTGGGattccaattgcaactACTGTTGTTTGTCCACTAGTCCTAAAACTAGTAGGTCTGGCGtga
- the MRS4 gene encoding Fe(2+) transporter (similar to Saccharomyces cerevisiae MRS3 (YJL133W) and MRS4 (YKR052C); ancestral locus Anc_1.219) encodes MSLTFSDAAREQVENPRMEEEIDYEALPSTAPLRHQLMAGAFAGIMEHSVLFPIDALKTRMQSAAGVGTSSGVANSMLAQITRISTAEGSLALWKGVQSVILGAGPAHAVYFATYEWAKTSLINPEDIQTIQPLRVAASGALATIAADALMNPFDTIKQRIQLKTDSSVWQTASRIYKGEGLSAFYTSYPTTLAMNIPFAAFNFMIYDTTTKVLNPTNTYNPFVHCFCGGLSGALCAAITTPLDCIKTVLQVRGSDSVSTDILKRADTFNKAARAIFQLYGWKGFLRGLNPRVISFIPATAISWTSYEMAKHFLLG; translated from the coding sequence ATGTCTTTGACTTTCTCTGACGCTGCCCGCGAGCAGGTCGAGAACCCCCGGATGGAAGAAGAGATAGACTACGAGGCACTGCCGTCGACGGCGCCCCTGCGGCATCAACTGATGGCAGGTGCCTTCGCAGGGATAATGGAGCACTCGGTGCTGTTCCCAATAGACGCTTTGAAGACGAGGATGCAATCTGCGGCCGGTGTTGGTACCAGTTCCGGTGTTGCAAACAGCATGCTGGCACAAATAACACGGATATCCACCGCCGAGGGATCTCTCGCACTGTGGAAAGGTGTACAATCTGTGATCTTGGGTGCTGGACCAGCGCACGCCGTCTACTTTGCAACATACGAGTGGGCGAAGACGTCGCTCATAAACCCAGAGGACATACAGACGATTCAGCCGCTGCGGGTCGCAGCCAGCGGGGCGCTCGCAACGATTGCCGCAGATGCGCTGATGAACCCATTTGACACGATCAAGCAGCGGATCCAATTGAAGACGGATTCTTCCGTGTGGCAGACTGCATCCAGGATATACAAAGGTGAGGGTCTCTCCGCGTTCTACACATCGTATCCAACGACTCTGGCCATGAATATACCTTTCGCGGCGTTTAACTTCATGATATAcgacaccaccaccaaggTGCTCAACCCAACTAATACTTATAACCCGTTCGTCCACTGTTTCTGCGGTGGTCTCAGCGGTGCCCTGTGCGCGGCCATCACAACCCCACTGGACTGCATAAAGACTGTGTTACAGGTGAGGGGCAGCGATTCTGTCTCCACGGATATCCTGAAGAGGGCGGACACTTTCAACAAGGCCGCGAGAGCGATCTTCCAACTGTACGGCTGGAAGGGGTTTCTCAGGGGATTGAATCCAAGAGTCATCTCATTTATACCGGCGACAGCAATCTCGTGGACATCTTACGAGATGGCAAAGCATTTCCTTTTGGGTTAA
- the HFL1 gene encoding Hfl1p (similar to Saccharomyces cerevisiae YKR051W; ancestral locus Anc_1.220) encodes MDLPHVFTERLLLPFLWQWLCYASFAVSLSLSLYCITQQFLNYRKPNEQRLVIRIQLLVPIFSVTCVIATIHPVWCQLYLDSFREFYEAFVIYTFFSLLTLILGGERRIITELALGRKPVPYVVPWHGPIDLSDPSDFLTVKRGILQYVWFKPFYCLGLLICQVWRFENLQFWLVILYNMSVTWSLYNLALFWTCLYDVLKKYNPWSKFLCVKLIIFASYWQGIILQILNYAGVLDKYSDGTPGELTGYVFQNGLLSVEMVGFAIFHAVAFPWSPYSIQSLPNGARMNLYYALRDCFGGADLLWDFKQTLLVGDEYYNFKNFDPNEPQSLTHSNNSKTTLNRINQGFRFSHGGRESYWMNYGSIDAEANTSLTPAAARIEAEPCEIISSGDGYIPEDKRYPVSWDTMGHRFSRNMNGIRRDIESRLST; translated from the coding sequence ATGGACTTGCCGCATGTGTTCACTGAACGGTTATTGCTCCCCTTCCTATGGCAGTGGCTGTGCTATGCCAGCTTTGCTGTGTCCCTGTCGCTGTCACTGTACTGCATAACCCAGCAGTTCCTGAACTATAGGAAACCGAACGAACAAAGACTCGTCATTCGGATCCAGTTGCTGGTCCCCATCTTCAGTGTTACATGTGTCATAGCGACGATACACCCGGTTTGGTGTCAGCTATACCTAGATTCCTTTAGGGAGTTCTACGAGGCATTCGTCATATACACCTTCTTCTCGCTGCTGACGCTGATACTGGGCGGGGAGCGGAGGATCATCACAGAGTTGGCCCTTGGCAGGAAACCTGTCCCATACGTGGTCCCCTGGCACGGACCGATAGATCTCTCTGATCCGTCGGACTTTTTAACCGTGAAGAGAGGCATCCTGCAGTATGTCTGGTTCAAACCTTTTTACTGCCTGGGTCTCCTCATCTGCCAAGTCTGGCGGTTTGAGAACTTACAGTTCTGGCTTGTCATACTGTACAACATGTCAGTGACCTGGTCCCTGTACAACCTGGCGTTGTTTTGGACTTGTCTATATGACGTGTTAAAGAAGTATAATCCATGGAGTAAGTTCCTGTGCGTGAAGCTTATCATCTTTGCATCGTACTGGCAGGGCATTATACTACAGATACTGAACTACGCGGGGGTTCTGGACAAGTACAGTGACGGAACGCCGGGGGAACTCACCGGCTATGTGTTCCAAAACGGTCTTCTCAGCGTCGAGATGGTCGGGTTTGCGATTTTTCACGCTGTGGCGTTCCCCTGGTCGCCGTACTCCATCCAGAGCCTACCGAATGGTGCTAGGATGAATCTTTACTACGCACTGAGAGATTGCTTTGGTGGAGCGGACCTACTGTGGGACTTTAAGCAGACATTGCTCGTCGGGGACGAATACtacaacttcaagaactttgaCCCTAACGAGCCGCAGTCGCTAACtcacagcaacaactcCAAGACCACACTCAACAGAATAAACCAGGGATTCCGGTTCTCCCATGGCGGGAGGGAGAGTTACTGGATGAATTACGGGAGCATTGACGCGGAGGCAAATACGTCCTTGACccccgctgctgctcgaATCGAGGCGGAACCTTGTGAAATCATTAGTTCTGGGGACGGTTACATCCCAGAGGATAAGCGATACCCAGTCAGTTGGGACACAATGGGCCACCGGTTTTCGCGGAACATGAACGGTATAAGAAGGGACATTGAAAGCAGGCTTTCAACGTAA
- the TRK2 gene encoding Trk2p (similar to Saccharomyces cerevisiae TRK1 (YJL129C) and TRK2 (YKR050W); ancestral locus Anc_1.224), with amino-acid sequence MAASSWGKAMWCRMWPGRRRPQGKSTWRRVRDTLHAVNTRLRPLERHLFPNFVAVHYCYIIVMSLITSVFLYPIHNYRYIDILFTATNSCTQGGLTVVQTNNLELFQQMVVYTACCLTTPIFIHGSLSFVRLYWFERYFDDIKDSSRRDFLRRRTMTLRRRQNTATRSQQRQHTTNNADDNFQENLFSGKMVSRDANNSADGTTGAARAGRGEVTPGDIYQSMRILQQRQPSVSSSSEHSFSRSSSSQRTAGSPYVVPPRYTDAGSTTDYSSTSSPSTASPSSVSPTERMPHRATLQFDIVKPPRTAQKHKGRGRRRLRHKRAAPAALLHRRGHGKRYVYDSNRIVKSHSEGAAPAPAQLNRDPSNRRTFSLPTRQQTTDTYNSNVTGNSDEELGFDIDDDLATFPDERNRRMSANYLSWQPTLGRNSMFTDLTTQQREELGGVEYRATKLLCLLVVVYYAGWHIVAFVFLLPWICTKKHYAAVVRQNGASPAWWGFFTAMSSFNDLGMTLTADSMMSFTNAVFPQIVMMWFIIIGNTGFPVLLRFIIWLLFKISPSLSATRESLGFLLDHPRRCFTLLFPRGATWWLFITLLALNITDWILFIILDFNSSFVKSLPKGIKVLIGLFQSVCTRTAGFNIVDLSKLHPSIQVSYMLMMYVSVLPLAISIRRTNVYEEQSLGVYGSAQSFTEWDNSSKKSKDEGEEDEEEEDSDARGDHFDESSEVESTASSTGRKRGKHKKPSTRSFIGAHLRRQLSFDMWFLFLGLFIICICESDNIQNTNKPDLNVFSILFEIVSAYGCVGLSLGYPDTNTSLSAEFTVISKLVIIAMLVRGRNRGLPYALDRATILPNKKLQRMDEMQNRRNPNANGEDTTVTEDPVTSYFKDKYSNYMHRWDTIKRAATRASVNKDS; translated from the coding sequence ATGGCTGCTAGCAGCTGGGGCAAGGCAATGTGGTGTCGTATGTGGCCCGGTCGTCGACGTCCCCAGGGGAAGTCCACCTGGCGCAGGGTGCGGGACACCCTTCACGCGGTGAACACGCGGCTCAGACCCCTGGAGAGACACCTGTTCCCGAATTTCGTCGCTGTGCACTACTGTTACATCATCGTCATGTCCCTCATCACATCCGTGTTCCTGTACCCGATCCACAACTACAGGTACATCGATATCCTGTTCACGGCAACAAACTCGTGCACTCAGGGAGGGCTCACAGTCGTTCAGACGAATAACcttgaactgttccaacAGATGGTCGTGTACACGGCATGCTGTCTAACGACACCGATATTTATACACGGGTCCCTCTCGTTTGTGAGATTGTACTGGTTTGAACGGTACTTTGATGACATCAAGGACTCATCAAGGAGAGACTTCCTCAGAAGGAGAACGATGACACTTCGACGCAGGCAGAATACAGCCACACGCTcacaacaacgacaacacaccaccaacaacgCGGATGACAACTTCCAAGAGAACCTGTTCAGCGGGAAGATGGTTAGCAGAGACGCTAATAACAGTGCAGACGGGACCACTGGGGCCGCTAGGGCGGGCAGGGGTGAGGTCACACCGGGGGACATATATCAATCGATGAGAATCTTACAGCAGCGACAACCCTCCGTGTCGTCCTCCTCGGAACATTCCTTTTCAAGGTCGTCGTCCTCGCAGCGCACTGCGGGGAGTCCCTACGTAGTGCCACCAAGGTACACTGACGCAGGGTCCACTACAGATTATAGCTCGACAAGCTCGCCATCGACAGCCTCTCCATCGTCAGTCTCACCTACAGAGCGGATGCCACACAGGGCGACACTCCAGTTCGATATCGTCAAACCACCTCGAACTGCACAGAAACACAAGGGTAGGGGCAGACGCAGACTCAGACACAAGAGGGCAGCACCGGCAGCGTTACTCCACAGGAGAGGGCATGGGAAACGGTACGTCTATGACTCAAACCGAATCGTGAAATCTCACTCGGAGGGGGCCGCACCGGCACCCGCACAGCTGAACAGAGATCCCTCGAACAGGAGAACTTTTTCTCTTCCGACAAGACAACAGACTACGGACACATACAACAGCAACGTAACTGGGAACAGCGACGAGGAACTCGGATTTGATATCGATGACGACTTGGCAACGTTCCCGGACGAGAGAAACCGACGGATGAGCGCAAACTACCTCTCCTGGCAGCCCACGCTAGGGAGAAACTCCATGTTCACAGACCTCACCACGCAGCAGCGAGAGGAACTCGGCGGTGTGGAGTACAGAGCAACGAAATTACTCTGTTtgctcgtcgtcgtctATTACGCCGGATGGCACATCGTCGCATTTGTGTTCTTACTCCCGTGGATCTGCACAAAGAAACACTACGCCGCTGTGGTCAGACAGAATGGAGCCTCCCCAGCATGGTGGGGGTTCTTCACGGCAATGAGCTCGTTCAACGACCTAGGGATGACCCTAACAGCGGACTCAATGATGTCCTTCACAAACGCAGTCTTCCCACAGATCGTCATGATGTggttcatcatcatcggCAACACGGGGTTCCCTGTCCTGTTACGATTCATCATCTGGCTCCTCTTTAAGATCTCGCCGTCTCTGTCAGCAACGAGGGAGTCCCTAGGGTTCCTCCTGGACCACCCACGGAGATGCTTCACTTTGCTGTTCCCGAGGGGAGCCACGTGGTGGCTGTTCATCACGCTATTGGCATTGAACATTACAGACTGGATTCTTTTCATCATACTCGACTTCAACTCCTCCTTCGTGAAATCCCTCCCAAAGGGTATCAAAGTGCTCATCGGGCTGTTCCAATCCGTCTGCACACGGACTGCAGGGTTCAACATCGTCGACCTCAGCAAACTACACCCGTCCATACAGGTATCGTACATGCTCATGATGTACGTCTCTGTACTTCCCCTGGCCATCTCCATCAGAAGAACAAATGTCTACGAGGAACAGTCCCTAGGAGTATACGGCAGCGCCCAGAGCTTCACTGAGTGGGACAACAGctcgaagaaatcgaagGACGAGggggaggaggacgaggaggaggaggactCCGACGCAAGGGGGGACCACTTTGATGAATCAAGCGAAGTGGAATCAACGGCCTCCTCAACAGGACGCAAACGGGGCAAGCACAAAAAACCATCGACAAGGTCGTTCATCGGCGCACACCTGAGGAGACAACTATCCTTCGACATGTGGTTTCTGTTCCTCGGGctcttcatcatctgcATCTGTGAGAGCGACAACATCCAGAACACGAACAAGCCGGACTTGAACGTGTTCTCCATCCTGTTCGAGATCGTCAGCGCGTACGGTTGTGTCGGACTGTCCCTAGGGTACCCAGACACGAACACGTCCCTATCCGCTGAGTTTACTGTCATCTCGAAGCTCGTCATAATCGCCATGCTCGTCAGAGGCAGAAACAGAGGCCTGCCTTACGCCCTTGACAGGGCCACCATTCTACcgaacaagaaactgcaaCGCATGGACGAGATGCAGAACAGGAGGAATCCCAACGCCAATGGAGAGGACACAACGGTCACGGAGGACCCGGTGACTAGCTACTTCAAGGACAAGTACTCCAACTACATGCACAGATGGGACACGATCAAGCGTGCCGCAACGAGAGCATCGGTCAACAAAGATTCATGA
- the FMP46 gene encoding putative redox protein (similar to Saccharomyces cerevisiae FMP46 (YKR049C); ancestral locus Anc_1.231) has translation MSMLRTLQGQWRVVTLFTHDLGAEGAVARRVLARLKEQSATSRERFNVEVCGVFPTRDQLVYMAAVDRLQDPHXRAGVPADTATAGRTAADKLFRAPLQEAIALRLWDAGHPLWIDWEKQLHGRE, from the coding sequence ATGTCGATGTTGAGGACGTTGCAGGGCCAGTGGCGTGTTGTCACACTGTTCACACATGATCTGGGTGCGGAGGGGGCCGTTGCGCGGCGTGTACTAGCTCGTTTGAAGGAACAGTCTGCGACTTCCCGTGAGCGGTTCAACGTCGAAGTATGTGGTGTGTTCCCCACACGGGATCAACTGGTGTACATGGCGGCAGTAGACCGTCTACAGGACCCTCATGNCCGGGCAGGGGTCCCTGCTGACACGGCAACTGCGGGCCGCACCGCTGCAGACAAACTGTTCCGGGCCCCGTTGCAGGAGGCCATTGCTTTGAGACTGTGGGACGCTGGACACCCCCTGTGGATCGACTGGGAGAAACAGCTGCACGGTAGAGAGTAG
- the NAP1 gene encoding histone chaperone NAP1 (similar to Saccharomyces cerevisiae NAP1 (YKR048C); ancestral locus Anc_1.235): MSSPIEARKNTKSSMKIDNAPTPHNTPASVLDTSYMRNGLQREVPQTIVEETTTGAAPADEEETVSRLQQPLLLQSIQEKLGTLVGQDSGYVDALPTGVKRRVAALKSLQADLFEMEREFQVEMFELEKKYLAKYAPLYRSRGGIVSGKERPTGEQVAKGAALEEKLAGVDTEGEGDDGDAEGIPSFWLTALENLPVVNETITDRDAAVLEYLEDIQLEYLEDTTPGFRLVFCFSPKTPYFKDTQLVKTYYYQRELGYSGDFIYDHAEGQQIQWTDNRSNVTVELETRKQRNKNTKQVRTIEKLTPVESFFNFFDPPATGEEEEEEEDDEEELEARLALDYSIGEQIKDKLVPRAVDWFTGTALEFEFDEGDDLEEGEFDDDEDTEESDAEEADDFASAPEQAPECKQQ; encoded by the coding sequence ATGAGCTCTCCAATCGAGGCCCGGAAGAACACGAAGTCGTCGATGAAGATCGACAACGCGCCGACGCCGCACAACACTCCTGCGAGCGTGTTGGACACGAGTTATATGCGCAACGGGTTGCAGCGCGAAGTCCCGCAGACGATCGTGGAGGAGACGACGACCGGTGCAGCTCCAGCagatgaggaggagacTGTGTCTCGTTTGCAGCAGCCGCTTCTGTTGCAGTCTATCCAGGAGAAACTGGGGACGCTTGTTGGACAGGACAGTGGGTACGTCGATGCTCTGCCCACTGGGGTGAAGCGTCGTGTTGCTGCGTTGAAGTCTCTGCAGGCTGACCTGTTTGAGATGGAGAGGGAGTTCCAAGTGGAGATGTTTGAGttggagaagaagtaccTTGCGAAGTACGCTCCATTGTACCGTTCCCGTGGCGGGATAGTCTCGGGCAAGGAAAGACCCACGGGGGAGCAAGTCGCTAAAGGTGCCGCTCTCGAGGAGAAACTTGCCGGCGTGGACACCGAGGGAGAGGGTGACGATGGCGACGCCGAGGGAATCCCATCGTTCTGGTTGACCGCGCTAGAGAACTTGCCCGTGGTCAACGAGACGATCACGGACAGAGATGCCGCTGTTTTGGAGTATCTAGAGGATATCCAACTGGAATACTTGGAGGATACGACCCCTGGGTTCCGCCTCGTGTTCTGTTTTTCCCCCAAGACTCCATACTTCAAGGACACACAACTGGTCAAGACGTACTACTACCAACGCGAGTTGGGTTACTCCGGTGACTTCATCTACGACCACGCGGAGGGCCAGCAGATCCAGTGGACGGACAACCGATCGAACGTGACCGTCGAGCTCGAGACGCGCAAGCAGCGCAACAAGAACACGAAGCAAGTGCGCACCATCGAGAAACTGACCCCCGTGgagtccttcttcaacttcttcgacCCTCCAGCGACTggcgaagaagaggaagaggaagaggacgacgaggaggaactggaGGCGCGGCTCGCGCTGGACTACTCCATCGGCGAGCAGATCAAGGACAAGCTCGTTCCCCGTGCAGTGGACTGGTTCACGGGCACAGCCCTCGAGTTCGAGTTCGACGAGGGCGACGACTTGGAAGAGGGCGAgttcgacgacgacgaagacaCCGAGGAGTCCGACGCAGAGGAGGCCGACGACTTTGCGTCTGCGCCAGAGCAGGCCCCGGAGTGCAAGCAGCAGTGA
- the PLN1 gene encoding Pln1p (similar to Saccharomyces cerevisiae PET10 (YKR046C); ancestral locus Anc_1.236) encodes MQQGLQLRLQLLVGPCWWSLASTSAMTVDSVSVSEKQGPEGSPSWKYLQEWSLVQRVQEAVPSPLVQFGERVGQWWSQRSPPVVQRALQRADALFALLVLEMGVSAVRSDYEAHGGKWGSWVLLFLVDYYFTVVNVLLQRVLSLVPALSGISSKLQKNGVAASSDKPLQHLQDLAQSTATVAGGLRRTVEESYIGPTVDTARDTYRDVHAQYEDNLSKADSSVPKALYTTGVNLGAKTLGRIEQLGKKLPQRAAK; translated from the coding sequence ATGCAACAGGGACTGCAACTGCGACTGCAACTGTTGGTTGGTCCCTGTTGGTGGTCCCTTGCATCTACATCGGCAATGACGGTTGACAGCGTGAGTGTTAGTGAGAAGCAGGGGCCAGAGGGCAGCCCCAGTTGGAAGTATTTGCAAGAGTGGTCCCTTGTGCAGCGGGTGCAAGAAGCGGTGCCAAGCCCCCTGGTGCAGTTCGGTGAGCGTGTCGGGCAGTGGTGGTCCCAACGGTCGCCACCAGTGGTGCAGAGAGCACTGCAAAGGGCAGATGCGCTTTTCGCACTGCTGGTGCTTGAGATGGGTGTCTCTGCGGTGCGCAGCGATTACGAGGCCCATGGGGGCAAGTGGGGCTCCTGGGTGCTGCTCTTCTTAGTGGATTACTACTTCACTGTCGTCAACGTGCTGTTGCAGAGGGTTTTGTCCCTAGTGCCCGCTCTCAGCGGTATCTCTTCCAAGTTGCAGAAGAACGGTGTCGCTGCATCCTCTGATAAACCGTTGCAACACTTGCAAGATTTGGCACAGTCCACAGCGACCGTCGCTGGTGGGTTGCGCCGCACGGTCGAGGAGTCCTACATCGGTCCCACGGTGGACACCGCAAGGGACACGTACCGTGACGTCCACGCTCAGTACGAGGATAACCTCTCAAAGGCGGACAGCAGCGTCCCCAAGGCACTGTACACCACTGGTGTCAACTTGGGGGCAAAGACGCTAGGTCGTATCGAACAACTGGGCAAGAAACTGCCCCAACGCGCAGCCAAATGA
- the KNAG0C01350 gene encoding uncharacterized protein (similar to Saccharomyces cerevisiae YKR045C; ancestral locus Anc_1.237), whose protein sequence is MYNRFNLVCFTLTRYSTVHRDKRTMHQTRSDAPQQGKKSKLPSWMKKIIQPTGEGKMSCTRRRRRRNNTNSTRNTALHRTRSNVSFAAVLGTLGPLRILRLVIDETHCSIETRLRPLGTNDDDDDDPPLIDQTLLHARTRAGSRTTQETTTHQTGPAQADHASISPLLSYYSTSAKSSTFSDTHSVQSTRPTLVSARTLDTNSSTVAIPPASIVDRARPTHINGGASVNSSAVSFNNGTTSLRLPARRNSSHTVNSVVTLKS, encoded by the coding sequence ATGTATAATCGCTTTAATTTAGTTTGCTTTACTCTCACACGCTACAGTACAGTACACAGAGACAAGCGCACGATGCACCAGACTCGCAGCGATGCGCCGCAgcaggggaagaagagcaaactGCCGTCGtggatgaagaagatcatcCAGCCAACGGGGGAGGGAAAGATGTCGTGTACTCGCAGGCGCAGGCGCCGCAACAACACGAACAGCACAAGAAACACAGCACTCCACCGCACAAGATCAAACGTGTCGTTCGCAGCCGTACTCGGCACACTCGGTCCACTCCGCATACTCCGTCTCGTCATCGATGAGACCCACTGTTCCATAGAGACCCGTCTCCGACCGCTGGGAACgaatgacgatgatgacgatgatcCGCCGCTGATAGACCAGACACTGCTGCACGCCCGTACCCGCGCCGGCTCCCGCACCACGCAGGAAACCACGACCCACCAGACCGGACCCGCCCAGGCAGACCACGCGTCCATCTCCCCTCTACTCTCATACTACTCGACGTCGGCCAAGTCGTCCACTTTCTCAGACACACACTCCGTGCAGTCCACGCGACCAACACTCGTCTCGGCAAGAACACTGGACACAAATTCCAGCACAGTGGCCATTCCTCCGGCGTCCATAGTCGACAGGGCAAGACCAACACACATCAACGGCGGCGCATCCGTAAACTCGTCAGCAGtgtccttcaacaacggCACAACAAGCCTCAGACTCCCGGCAAGACGCAACAGCAGCCACACGGTCAACTCGGTGGTCACTCTTAAATCATAG